A part of Pararoseomonas sp. SCSIO 73927 genomic DNA contains:
- a CDS encoding TRAP transporter large permease: MDIAVLLGSFAVLLLIGTPVAFALGIAALITVLWMDLPAVVVFQQIVSGMNIFSMLAIPFFVFAGDLMMRGQIADRLVALAAAMVGHLRGGLGQVNVVAATLFGGVSGSAVADASAVGGVMIPQMRARGYAPDYAVNVTANAALIDLLIPPSHNMILYVIAAGGAISVADLFTAGLIPGALLMFAIMFAAWLVAVRRGYPRETFPGFAVLLRLLVAALPGLMLIVIIFAGVRSGVFTATESACVAVIYALLVIGLVYRSLTLDAFKEAVLGACRTTGMVLLIIGTASAFGWLMALMQVPATTVAFMKSITSDPLMMLLLINLALLVLGTFMDMAPLIMIGTPVFLPVAIAAGMDPVQFGIVLILNLGIGLITPPVGPLLFVACAVGKVSMWDATKTSAPFYIASFIVLMIVTYVPAVSLWLPAMFR; encoded by the coding sequence ATGGACATTGCCGTCCTGCTCGGCAGCTTTGCCGTGCTGCTGCTCATCGGCACGCCGGTCGCGTTCGCGCTCGGCATCGCCGCCCTGATCACCGTGCTCTGGATGGACCTGCCCGCGGTGGTGGTCTTCCAGCAGATCGTCTCCGGCATGAACATCTTTTCCATGCTGGCCATCCCCTTCTTCGTCTTCGCCGGCGACCTGATGATGCGCGGGCAGATCGCGGACCGGCTGGTCGCGCTCGCCGCCGCCATGGTCGGGCACCTGCGCGGCGGGCTGGGGCAGGTGAACGTGGTGGCCGCGACCCTGTTCGGCGGCGTCTCCGGCTCCGCGGTGGCGGATGCCTCGGCGGTGGGTGGGGTGATGATCCCGCAGATGCGGGCGCGGGGCTACGCGCCGGACTACGCGGTGAACGTCACGGCCAACGCGGCGCTGATCGACCTGCTGATCCCGCCCAGCCACAACATGATCCTCTACGTCATCGCCGCCGGCGGCGCGATCAGCGTGGCGGACCTCTTCACCGCCGGCCTCATCCCAGGCGCGCTGCTGATGTTCGCGATCATGTTCGCGGCCTGGCTGGTGGCGGTGCGCCGCGGCTACCCGCGGGAGACGTTCCCGGGCTTCGCGGTGCTGCTGCGGCTGCTGGTGGCGGCGCTGCCCGGGCTGATGCTGATCGTCATCATCTTCGCCGGCGTCCGCTCCGGCGTGTTCACGGCCACCGAGAGCGCCTGCGTGGCGGTGATCTACGCGCTGCTGGTGATCGGGCTGGTCTACCGCAGCCTGACCCTGGACGCCTTCAAGGAAGCGGTGCTGGGCGCCTGCCGCACCACCGGCATGGTGCTGCTGATCATCGGCACCGCCTCCGCCTTCGGCTGGCTGATGGCGCTGATGCAGGTCCCGGCGACCACGGTGGCCTTCATGAAGAGCATCACCAGCGACCCGCTGATGATGCTGCTGCTGATCAACCTGGCCCTGCTGGTGCTGGGGACCTTCATGGACATGGCGCCGCTGATCATGATCGGCACGCCCGTGTTCCTGCCGGTGGCGATCGCGGCGGGGATGGACCCCGTGCAGTTCGGGATCGTGCTGATCCTCAACCTCGGCATCGGGCTGATCACGCCGCCGGTGGGGCCGCTGCTCTTCGTGGCCTGCGCGGTGGGGAAGGTGTCCATGTGGGACGCGACGAAGACATCGGCGCCGTTCTACATCGCCAGCTTCATCGTACTGATGATTGTCACCTACGTGCCGGCGGTGTCGCTGTGGCTGCCGGCGATGTTCCGGTAG
- a CDS encoding TRAP transporter substrate-binding protein — translation MTISAPRRAVLLGALAAPFLADPARAQTVTLRSADVHPDGYPTVEAVKFMSKQVEEKSGGRLRIQVFGSRQLGEEKDTLEQTRFGVIDLNRVNSASLNSLVPETVIPGLPFLFRSEEHMHRVLDGAIGEDIASGLTRHNLVPLGYYDSGARSFYTRAKAINEPGDLRGQKIRVQPSDMWVAMMRAFGANATPLPTGEVYSALQTGVVDGAENNYPSYQSFRHFEVAKFYSVSEHSMAPELLVMSKRSHDRLPKELQDLLRQAAKDSVPEMRRLWQARSNEAKATVIAAGAQINAMNKEPFERAMGPVYDQFVRDARMKGIVSKIRETA, via the coding sequence ATGACCATCAGTGCCCCGCGCCGCGCGGTGCTGCTCGGCGCGCTCGCCGCGCCTTTCCTCGCCGATCCCGCGCGCGCGCAGACGGTCACGCTGCGCTCGGCCGACGTGCACCCCGACGGCTACCCGACCGTCGAGGCCGTGAAGTTCATGAGCAAGCAGGTGGAGGAGAAATCCGGCGGCCGCCTGCGCATCCAGGTCTTCGGTTCCCGCCAGCTGGGCGAGGAGAAGGACACGCTGGAGCAGACGCGCTTCGGGGTGATCGACCTGAATCGCGTGAACTCCGCCAGCCTGAACTCCCTGGTGCCGGAGACGGTGATCCCCGGCCTGCCCTTCCTGTTCCGCAGCGAGGAGCACATGCACCGCGTGCTGGACGGTGCGATCGGCGAGGACATCGCCTCCGGCCTCACGCGGCACAACCTCGTGCCGCTGGGCTACTACGACAGCGGGGCGCGCAGCTTCTACACCCGGGCCAAGGCGATCAACGAGCCGGGCGACCTGCGCGGGCAGAAGATCCGCGTGCAGCCGAGCGACATGTGGGTGGCGATGATGCGCGCCTTCGGCGCCAACGCGACCCCGCTGCCGACGGGCGAGGTGTACTCCGCGCTGCAGACGGGCGTGGTGGACGGGGCGGAGAACAACTACCCCTCCTACCAGTCCTTCCGGCACTTCGAGGTGGCGAAGTTCTACTCCGTCTCCGAGCACTCCATGGCGCCGGAGCTGCTGGTGATGTCCAAGCGCAGCCATGACCGGCTGCCGAAGGAGCTGCAGGACCTGCTGCGCCAGGCGGCGAAGGACAGCGTGCCGGAGATGCGGCGGCTGTGGCAGGCCCGGAGCAACGAGGCGAAGGCGACGGTGATCGCGGCCGGCGCGCAGATCAATGCCATGAACAAGGAGCCGTTCGAGCGCGCCATGGGGCCGGTCTACGACCAGTTCGTGCGGGATGCGCGGATGAAGGGCATCGTCTCCAAGATCCGGGAAACCGCCTGA
- a CDS encoding DUF3140 domain-containing protein, protein MTEHLDREAVLREFRAAVNMTPAALKKWLGSEESGSVGITPEGESESIGHESGRHILRLLEAHKGDPSDEDVEHMRKVVGYVHRHLAQRPDGDVEHTRWRYSLMNWGHDPMKKPAARRAAAPRKAAGAATERGAAKRVTKRAAGTPTKRTSGTTPKRASGTNGQRTAGAGAGQRVAAAERTTTSSRRAGGTAAKRTGTAAPKRGAPTRAATATRKPAASKAPARAAKAAAGGKPAPRSVARKATDKARTTTRAAARTVKGGVRKAATGEAPKVRGAAKDAKRVVRAAAKDVSAPVRRAPAKAGALKTAASKTGASKVAATKPGASKPGTRRTVAPRRPAKR, encoded by the coding sequence GTGACCGAGCACCTCGACCGCGAGGCGGTGCTGCGGGAGTTCCGCGCCGCCGTGAACATGACCCCCGCCGCGCTGAAGAAGTGGCTGGGATCGGAGGAGAGCGGCTCCGTCGGGATCACGCCGGAGGGGGAAAGCGAGTCCATCGGGCACGAGAGCGGGCGGCACATCCTGCGCTTGCTGGAGGCTCACAAAGGCGATCCCTCCGACGAGGATGTGGAGCACATGCGAAAGGTGGTGGGCTACGTGCACCGTCACCTGGCGCAGCGGCCGGACGGCGACGTGGAGCACACGCGCTGGCGGTACAGCCTCATGAACTGGGGGCACGACCCGATGAAGAAGCCGGCCGCGCGCCGCGCGGCGGCACCGCGCAAGGCGGCCGGCGCCGCTACGGAGCGCGGGGCGGCGAAGCGGGTCACGAAGCGCGCCGCTGGCACGCCCACGAAGCGCACCTCCGGCACGACCCCCAAGCGCGCCTCCGGCACGAACGGGCAGCGCACCGCCGGAGCGGGCGCGGGGCAGCGCGTGGCGGCCGCCGAGCGCACCACGACCTCGAGCCGGCGCGCCGGCGGCACGGCGGCGAAGCGGACGGGCACGGCCGCCCCGAAGCGCGGCGCCCCGACGCGGGCCGCCACGGCCACCCGCAAGCCCGCCGCGAGCAAGGCGCCGGCCCGCGCCGCCAAGGCGGCCGCGGGCGGCAAGCCCGCGCCCCGGAGCGTGGCCCGCAAGGCGACGGACAAGGCCCGCACCACCACCCGCGCTGCGGCGCGCACGGTGAAAGGCGGCGTCCGCAAGGCCGCCACCGGCGAGGCACCGAAGGTGCGAGGCGCCGCGAAGGATGCGAAGCGCGTGGTCCGCGCGGCGGCGAAGGATGTCAGCGCGCCCGTGCGGCGCGCCCCGGCCAAGGCGGGAGCTTTAAAAACGGCGGCCTCTAAGACGGGTGCCTCAAAGGTGGCGGCCACGAAGCCGGGCGCCTCGAAGCCGGGCACCCGGCGCACCGTCGCCCCGCGCAGGCCGGCGAAGCGCTGA
- a CDS encoding amidase → MRTIEDAARALEAGRTTSAALVEEALARIADPAGEGARAFVAVQADAARAAAGAMDALRRAGRAPSRHAGIPISVKDLFDQAGVTTTAGSVARRGAPPATVTAPAIARLERAGFVVLGRTNMVEFAFSGTGLNPHHGTPAAPWDRGNIPRAPGGSSSGAAVAVADGMGFGAIGSDTGGSCRVPAALCGITGFKPTARRVPLAGAFPLSTTLDSIGPLAPTTACCAVLDAVMAGEENAEAPPPAPLEGLRFALPSNTVLFDGLAPPVIAAFDIALRRLEAAGARLIDLDLPELAEIPRANARGSFAAAEAWALHRDLITRSRDLYDPFILARIELGERMTAADLYDLTAARARIIAAAAPRTAPFDAVLCPTSPILPPAIADLETAEAFNSINLLLLRNTSIGNFLDRCSISLPSHAEGEPPVGLMLTGETMGDARLLGVARAVEAVLRPA, encoded by the coding sequence ATGAGGACCATCGAAGACGCCGCCCGCGCCCTGGAAGCCGGCAGGACCACGTCCGCCGCCCTGGTGGAGGAAGCCCTGGCCCGCATCGCCGACCCGGCCGGGGAAGGCGCGCGCGCCTTCGTCGCCGTGCAGGCCGATGCCGCCCGCGCCGCCGCCGGGGCCATGGATGCGCTGCGCCGCGCGGGCCGCGCCCCCTCCCGCCACGCCGGCATCCCCATCAGCGTGAAGGACCTCTTCGACCAGGCCGGCGTCACCACCACCGCCGGCTCCGTCGCCCGCCGCGGCGCGCCGCCCGCCACCGTCACCGCCCCCGCCATCGCGCGGCTGGAGCGCGCGGGCTTCGTCGTGCTCGGCCGCACCAACATGGTGGAGTTCGCCTTCTCCGGCACCGGCCTCAACCCGCACCACGGCACCCCCGCCGCGCCCTGGGACCGCGGCAACATCCCGCGCGCGCCCGGCGGCTCCTCCTCCGGCGCCGCCGTCGCCGTCGCGGACGGCATGGGCTTCGGCGCCATCGGCTCCGACACCGGCGGCTCCTGCCGCGTCCCCGCCGCCCTCTGCGGCATCACCGGCTTCAAGCCCACCGCCCGCCGCGTGCCGCTGGCCGGCGCCTTCCCTCTCTCCACCACCCTCGACAGCATCGGCCCCCTCGCCCCCACCACCGCCTGCTGCGCCGTGCTGGACGCGGTGATGGCCGGCGAGGAGAACGCAGAGGCCCCGCCGCCCGCCCCGCTCGAGGGCCTGCGCTTCGCCCTGCCCAGCAACACCGTCCTCTTCGACGGCTTGGCCCCGCCCGTCATCGCCGCCTTCGACATCGCCCTGCGCCGCCTGGAGGCTGCCGGCGCGAGGCTCATCGACCTGGACCTGCCCGAGCTCGCGGAGATCCCCCGCGCCAACGCCCGGGGCAGCTTCGCCGCCGCCGAGGCCTGGGCCCTGCACCGGGACCTCATCACCCGCTCCCGCGACCTCTACGATCCCTTCATCCTCGCCCGCATCGAGCTCGGTGAGAGGATGACGGCGGCCGACCTCTACGACCTCACCGCCGCCCGCGCCCGCATCATCGCCGCCGCCGCGCCCCGCACAGCGCCCTTCGACGCGGTGCTCTGCCCCACCAGCCCGATCCTGCCCCCCGCCATCGCCGATCTCGAAACCGCCGAGGCCTTCAACAGCATCAACCTCCTGCTGCTGCGGAACACCAGCATCGGCAATTTCCTGGACCGCTGCTCCATCAGCCTCCCCTCCCACGCGGAGGGCGAGCCGCCCGTCGGCCTCATGCTGACCGGCGAGACCATGGGCGACGCGCGCCTCCTCGGCGTCGCGCGCGCCGTAGAAGCGGTCCTGCGGCCCGCGTGA
- a CDS encoding NAD(P)-dependent oxidoreductase: MTDKTRPLLLTGASGNLGRALTKALSEAGWTLRLTDIAPFPDAIPAGATFTKADLNDGVTILRLAEGCQAILHFGGISTEHPFETVLGPNYRGLFHVYEAARREGARVLFASSNHAIGFHERPSGNAERLDATCEFRPDTFYGLSKAFGELMGRLYWDKHGVENLNLRIGSSFPEPVDRRMLSTWLSYGDLARLVEKFVTAPRVGHAVVWGASDNPDSYWGADHRDRIGWQPQDSSAPFQEKVGGKVSGDPVTERYQGGSYTSDGYTRKAPSPKDAFSLD, from the coding sequence ATGACCGACAAGACCCGCCCCCTTCTCCTGACCGGGGCATCCGGCAATCTCGGCCGCGCGCTGACGAAGGCGCTGAGCGAGGCCGGGTGGACGCTGCGGCTGACGGACATCGCGCCGTTCCCGGACGCGATCCCGGCGGGCGCGACCTTCACGAAGGCGGACCTGAACGACGGGGTGACGATCCTGCGCCTGGCGGAGGGGTGCCAGGCGATCCTGCATTTCGGGGGAATCAGCACGGAGCACCCGTTCGAGACGGTGTTGGGGCCGAACTACCGCGGGCTGTTCCACGTGTACGAGGCGGCGCGGCGGGAGGGGGCGCGGGTGCTGTTTGCCAGCAGCAACCACGCCATCGGGTTCCATGAGCGGCCGAGCGGCAATGCGGAGCGGCTGGACGCGACCTGCGAGTTCCGGCCGGACACCTTCTACGGGCTGTCCAAGGCCTTCGGGGAGCTGATGGGGCGGCTGTACTGGGACAAGCACGGGGTGGAGAACCTGAACCTGCGGATCGGGTCCTCCTTCCCGGAGCCGGTGGACCGGCGGATGCTGTCCACCTGGCTGTCCTACGGGGATCTGGCGCGGCTGGTGGAGAAGTTCGTGACCGCGCCGCGCGTGGGGCACGCCGTGGTGTGGGGCGCCTCCGACAATCCCGACAGCTACTGGGGCGCGGACCATCGCGACCGCATTGGGTGGCAGCCGCAGGACTCCTCGGCGCCCTTCCAGGAGAAGGTGGGGGGCAAGGTCTCCGGCGATCCGGTGACGGAGCGGTACCAGGGCGGGAGCTACACCTCGGACGGGTACACGCGGAAGGCGCCCTCCCCGAAGGATGCTTTCTCGCTGGACTGA
- a CDS encoding aldose epimerase — protein sequence MIEIAGGGWRAALLPERGGAVAALSYEGQDVLLPLPAGANPNESWAGAFLMLPWTNRLDEGRLPWPGGVHRFPCNRAAERTALHGFGREHPWEVRSAAPDRAVLVQEMAEGPYHYAARLEVAVGEAFSLTLAVTNLGVDGMPFGTGLHPFFVRRAGTRIGFSATGTLARDDRNLPVAAVPSSGLDGGEEAFAGLDTHYTGWAGEARLDLGDARFALRGEEAWAGNLQVFAPHGAAVISAEPVSHVPDVVNRPGLAALGDMRRLPRGGMVTGRAVLLPRT from the coding sequence GTGATCGAGATCGCGGGGGGCGGCTGGCGCGCGGCGCTGCTGCCGGAGCGTGGGGGCGCGGTGGCCGCGCTCTCCTACGAGGGGCAGGACGTGTTGCTGCCGCTGCCGGCGGGTGCGAACCCGAACGAGAGCTGGGCGGGCGCCTTCCTGATGCTGCCCTGGACAAACCGGCTGGACGAGGGGCGGCTGCCCTGGCCGGGCGGGGTGCATCGCTTTCCCTGCAACCGGGCGGCGGAGCGCACGGCGCTGCACGGCTTCGGGCGGGAGCACCCGTGGGAGGTGAGGAGCGCCGCGCCGGACCGCGCGGTGCTGGTGCAGGAGATGGCGGAGGGGCCTTACCACTACGCGGCCCGGCTGGAGGTGGCGGTGGGCGAGGCGTTCTCACTGACGCTGGCGGTGACGAATCTCGGCGTGGACGGGATGCCCTTCGGGACGGGGCTGCACCCGTTCTTCGTGCGGCGGGCGGGCACGCGGATCGGCTTCTCCGCCACGGGCACGCTGGCGCGGGACGACCGCAACCTGCCGGTGGCGGCCGTGCCTTCTTCCGGGCTGGATGGCGGGGAGGAGGCCTTCGCGGGGCTGGACACGCACTACACGGGATGGGCGGGCGAGGCGCGGCTGGATCTCGGCGACGCGCGCTTCGCGCTGCGCGGGGAGGAGGCCTGGGCGGGGAACCTGCAGGTCTTCGCGCCGCACGGGGCGGCGGTGATCTCGGCGGAGCCGGTGAGCCATGTGCCGGACGTGGTGAACCGTCCGGGACTCGCGGCGCTGGGCGACATGCGGCGTCTGCCGCGCGGCGGGATGGTTACGGGGCGCGCGGTGCTGCTGCCGCGGACGTGA
- a CDS encoding TRAP transporter small permease — protein MVRTRLSGAQRGLAAALDTTCRIALFVSGFALLAMTAIVAYAVFGRFVLNDTPAWAESASMLLMGWMIMGAAAVGVREGFHMGFDALKSVLPAPVGRFFDVVSDLCITGFGAGMVWFTGELAAEVADTTLPVLGLNGAIEYAPMTLGGILITLFGIERLLAHAAGRLAPADRHPTPILTDA, from the coding sequence ATGGTCCGTACCCGGCTCTCCGGGGCGCAGCGCGGCCTTGCGGCCGCGCTGGACACCACCTGCCGCATCGCCCTCTTCGTCTCCGGCTTCGCGCTGCTCGCGATGACGGCGATCGTGGCCTACGCCGTGTTCGGGCGCTTCGTGCTGAACGACACGCCGGCCTGGGCGGAATCCGCCTCCATGCTGCTCATGGGATGGATGATCATGGGCGCGGCTGCGGTGGGCGTGCGCGAGGGCTTCCACATGGGCTTCGACGCGCTGAAATCCGTGCTGCCCGCCCCGGTGGGCCGCTTCTTCGACGTGGTCTCCGACCTCTGCATCACGGGGTTCGGGGCCGGCATGGTCTGGTTCACCGGGGAGCTGGCGGCGGAGGTCGCCGACACCACCCTGCCCGTCCTCGGGCTGAACGGCGCCATCGAGTACGCGCCGATGACGCTGGGCGGCATCCTCATCACCCTGTTCGGGATCGAGCGCCTGCTGGCGCACGCCGCCGGCCGCCTCGCGCCCGCCGACAGGCACCCCACCCCCATCCTGACCGACGCCTGA